A single Paraburkholderia sp. FT54 DNA region contains:
- a CDS encoding NAD(P)/FAD-dependent oxidoreductase, with the protein MSEKRIAILGAGPMGLGAAYQLVKDGRKPVIFEADDRVGGMAACFDFGGLSIERYYHFHAISDHAFFEVLRELGIEEKMQWRETKMGYFYQGRVQPWGNPMALLKFKGLSLQAKFRYGLHAFLSTKRNDWKPLDHVEATGWIRRWIGEEAWEVLWRRLFDYKFYDYAYNLSAAWIWSRIRRIGRSRYNLFHEKLGYLEGGSDTLLEGMRRYIEANGGEFRLGTPAQKVVIENGKVKGIEVGGEFLPFDKVISTIPLPYVPRVMPDLPTEILDAFRSVKNVAVVCIIAKLKKPVTENFWLNTNDPEMDIPGIVEYTNLRPLDHHVVYVPFYIPGEHPKYQEPDSAFIDKVKRYLMKINPALKPDDFIDVRASRYRFAQPICEPGFLDRLPPIQLPVEGLLVADTSYYYPEDRGISESIGLSRKMARMI; encoded by the coding sequence ATGAGCGAAAAACGCATTGCAATACTTGGCGCAGGGCCGATGGGTCTCGGCGCCGCCTACCAACTCGTCAAAGACGGGCGCAAACCGGTCATTTTCGAAGCGGACGACCGGGTTGGCGGGATGGCCGCGTGCTTCGACTTCGGTGGTCTCTCCATTGAGCGCTACTATCATTTCCACGCGATTTCCGATCACGCTTTCTTCGAGGTGCTGCGCGAGCTCGGCATCGAAGAAAAAATGCAGTGGCGCGAAACGAAGATGGGCTACTTCTATCAAGGCCGCGTGCAGCCGTGGGGCAATCCGATGGCGCTCCTGAAGTTCAAGGGACTCAGCCTGCAGGCCAAGTTTCGCTATGGATTGCACGCGTTTCTGTCGACCAAGCGCAACGACTGGAAGCCGCTCGATCACGTTGAAGCGACGGGCTGGATTCGCCGCTGGATCGGTGAAGAAGCGTGGGAAGTGCTGTGGCGGCGTCTGTTCGACTACAAGTTCTACGACTACGCGTATAACCTTTCCGCCGCGTGGATCTGGAGTCGCATTCGCCGTATCGGCCGCTCGCGCTATAACCTCTTTCACGAGAAACTCGGCTATCTCGAAGGCGGTTCCGATACGTTGCTGGAAGGTATGCGCCGTTATATCGAGGCCAACGGCGGAGAGTTTCGCCTTGGCACACCCGCGCAGAAGGTCGTGATCGAGAACGGTAAGGTCAAGGGCATCGAAGTCGGCGGCGAGTTCCTGCCGTTCGACAAGGTCATCAGCACGATTCCGCTCCCCTATGTACCGCGCGTGATGCCGGATCTGCCCACCGAGATTCTCGACGCATTCCGCAGCGTCAAAAACGTGGCCGTGGTGTGCATTATTGCGAAGCTGAAGAAACCGGTGACCGAGAACTTCTGGCTGAACACGAACGATCCTGAGATGGATATTCCGGGTATCGTTGAATACACGAACCTGCGGCCGCTCGATCATCACGTCGTCTACGTGCCGTTCTATATTCCGGGCGAGCATCCGAAGTACCAGGAACCGGATTCGGCATTCATCGACAAAGTGAAACGCTATCTGATGAAAATCAACCCGGCACTGAAACCGGACGATTTCATCGACGTCCGCGCGAGCCGCTATCGCTTCGCGCAGCCGATTTGCGAACCGGGCTTTCTCGACCGGCTGCCTCCAATCCAGTTGCCGGTGGAAGGCCTGCTTGTGGCTGATACGTCTTACTACTACCCCGAAGACCGTGGCATCTCCGAGAGTATCGGGCTATCGCGCAAGATGGCGAGGATGATATGA
- a CDS encoding GtrA family protein, which yields MTRVHALARRTFVSKSFLLFLLTGGFAAAVNWGSRIVYNKWMPYSAAIVVAYITGMITAFILAKLFVFTKSTQSTGRSVFFFTLVNLVAVVQTWAVSVGLAYYVFPWVGMTWHARDIAHAVGVAVPVFTSYLGHKRWSFKH from the coding sequence ATGACGCGAGTTCATGCACTCGCCAGGCGCACCTTTGTCTCGAAGAGCTTTTTGCTGTTCCTGTTGACTGGCGGTTTTGCCGCCGCGGTCAATTGGGGCAGCCGGATTGTCTACAACAAATGGATGCCGTACTCGGCCGCCATTGTTGTCGCGTATATCACCGGCATGATCACGGCGTTCATTCTGGCGAAGCTGTTCGTGTTTACGAAAAGCACGCAGTCGACCGGGCGGTCAGTGTTCTTCTTTACGCTCGTCAATCTCGTTGCCGTCGTGCAAACCTGGGCTGTGAGCGTCGGATTGGCGTACTACGTGTTTCCGTGGGTGGGAATGACCTGGCATGCGCGGGATATCGCGCATGCCGTCGGCGTCGCTGTACCGGTGTTTACGAGCTACTTGGGGCACAAGCGGTGGAGCTTCAAGCACTGA
- the wecB gene encoding non-hydrolyzing UDP-N-acetylglucosamine 2-epimerase — protein MAKKKVVVFAGTRPEAIKVISVVHALRAAHEDFDVCLCSVGQHREMLMQAFADFGVTPDASLDVMSQNQSLAGLSARLFTAIDGFLAAQSPDIILVQGDTMTVQVAALTAFYRRIRVGHIEAGLRSHDMAAPFPEELNRRVASLVTDVHFAPTELSKKNLLAEQVPAEQIFVTGNTVVDALYLMLDRLKNEHVELPERVEAALAQGRRIVLVTGHRRESFGPGFENICTALRKIAEAHPDVRIVYPVHMNPKVREVVNRVLSDQAGVYLEEPLTYKPFQRLMAASHIILTDSGGIQEEGPALGKPVLVMRDVTERPEGVESGVNKLVGTDVDTIVRETARLLDDAAAYQAMSGGKNPFGDGTAGAQIVAILKSMFARS, from the coding sequence ATGGCAAAGAAAAAAGTAGTGGTGTTTGCCGGCACACGGCCGGAAGCGATCAAGGTCATTTCGGTGGTGCACGCGCTGCGCGCGGCTCACGAGGATTTCGACGTGTGCCTGTGTTCGGTCGGGCAGCATCGGGAAATGTTGATGCAGGCTTTCGCGGACTTCGGCGTGACGCCGGACGCGAGTCTGGACGTGATGTCGCAGAATCAATCGCTGGCGGGACTGAGTGCGCGGCTTTTCACCGCGATCGACGGGTTCCTCGCCGCGCAGTCGCCCGACATCATCCTCGTGCAGGGCGACACGATGACCGTTCAGGTCGCCGCGTTGACGGCGTTCTATCGACGCATTCGCGTCGGGCACATCGAGGCCGGCCTGCGCAGTCATGACATGGCCGCGCCGTTTCCGGAGGAACTCAATCGACGGGTGGCGTCGCTCGTGACCGACGTCCATTTCGCGCCAACGGAATTGTCGAAGAAGAATCTGCTTGCGGAGCAGGTGCCCGCGGAGCAGATCTTCGTGACTGGCAATACCGTGGTGGACGCGTTGTATCTGATGCTCGACCGCCTGAAGAACGAACATGTCGAGTTGCCCGAACGAGTCGAGGCCGCACTGGCGCAAGGGCGGCGAATCGTGCTGGTGACGGGGCATCGTCGTGAGAGTTTCGGGCCTGGGTTCGAGAACATCTGCACGGCGTTGCGGAAAATTGCCGAGGCGCATCCGGACGTGCGGATCGTCTATCCGGTGCACATGAATCCGAAGGTCCGGGAAGTGGTCAACCGCGTGTTGAGCGATCAGGCGGGCGTCTATCTGGAAGAACCTCTGACCTACAAACCGTTCCAGCGACTCATGGCGGCGAGTCATATCATCCTGACCGATTCGGGCGGCATTCAGGAAGAGGGTCCGGCGCTGGGCAAGCCGGTTCTGGTGATGCGCGATGTGACCGAGCGACCGGAGGGCGTCGAGTCCGGTGTCAACAAACTGGTCGGCACGGATGTGGACACGATCGTTCGCGAGACGGCGCGTTTGCTCGACGATGCCGCCGCCTATCAGGCGATGTCCGGCGGCAAAAACCCATTTGGCGACGGAACCGCGGGCGCGCAGATCGTTGCCATTCTGAAGTCGATGTTTGCGCGATCCTGA
- a CDS encoding glycosyltransferase — protein sequence MTVFSSHDVQACLRQCVTCFGHGKILYIGTHAADALDFLLAAGTDPFALSLDADGGARADHRFVSNRLEAASITAPALGMAQRESFDAAIVVLPPDIKAADASAWLRLIADAGIRNVALTSRVAQDETGRASADYVREQAFELGFRIHARLKFARLTYPLPPLGGYEVCAFERAANASAEQSPAVAEDVLRHRDLVSQTAVAVFTQIGSFVRVGDAVLVLDDTAGSGAYIVAQNSTASHVLGIVPDALQSGYASSQYGVAGRVDFRPWPGEELRGLAGHSVDVVICRDVRPFAQLDWPRLADIVRPGGRLILGLQAPQSQGEDSIEPQSPVELLRSSTGSTHASWLPECAFMSPADAPSDFAWRKVGLDERTVASDGDLIVVSMRDPVGADASAFVDTMYKHADSPAFNVLPDGRSMVNPWLFRSMVTIGTRMNNDAELASLQARVLQQAPHDTADYGAALCGHAYRVLAARASTETVRTCVAEIQAYLDTNKNDAQHLRWSISQSYVAAKLLQAVGDLEGAEAWALRCAAMDPVPFSPLLATKTVAALDLAASFAAARRDYAAARQYLERAVREVQRVLSGDWVNILGDLTKPLSFGLPEVSQLAELGARCAYLLNYLADAEFRPGLVWREHRGFYERGFEAKDTQIELLLKRNTFLYGETQRLEDFARHLRGEADRLEGAIQQGKDEAARLEGVIQAGKIEADRLEGVIQADKIEADRLEGVIKAGRVQVDALEDVIRERDREVAALKQTVAADEAEKTRLAAALEEQVFTSEVLRATIARSLKARLRRAYRALSRRLGVAGRARRPAPAAPAPAPAPTPVKRFPNAPLLLDERRVARWLGQFDSDTARWASSDALASVLPASERGASDLNASDAPLKIIAAADLPSLPPQPPDVVVVAVFKAGDNPYALRSDVYDHADLCIALDHQVFLGLALLHPMVVEAAPANVVESARRFWKAIHSGQSLTVPDAPAFNPSVAPAVMLQVDSFMVGGLERVVFDLLDRLGKAGFRPMLGVTGEIATEAEAELKQRQFDYVRLPGDPAELRAVLVERKVALVNAHYSLSLGEACASLKIPFVQTVHNMYMWLDAAGKEQWRRVDEVTDAYICVSANVAMFADVNLRLSADRMIVVPNGCDSGSAMPLLEPERDLALREELGFPADSPVFLNVASINPVKGQGLLIDAFAMAHAKRPDIRLVILGKHADAGYAAQLQARIAHHGLQGVVSMPGYRSDVYRFVDLARAVVMPSFTEGWSLAISEALQRNAPVIATDVGGAREQLIGETSTVIRAYRDDWSTLDGAEFYQAIATEWELHAVRDELARTILEHAGRPIRQPREGLQQSFQSMTPAEAYTRHAEIFAAILTRTNADCVRYASYLPQRQSRYFKLTDARPEVI from the coding sequence ATGACCGTGTTTTCAAGCCACGATGTGCAAGCCTGCTTGCGCCAGTGCGTCACCTGTTTCGGGCACGGCAAGATCCTGTACATCGGTACTCATGCCGCTGATGCGCTCGACTTCCTGCTCGCTGCGGGAACGGATCCGTTCGCGCTCTCGCTCGACGCGGACGGCGGAGCGCGAGCCGACCACCGGTTCGTGTCGAACCGGCTCGAAGCGGCGTCCATCACGGCGCCCGCTCTCGGCATGGCCCAGCGCGAATCTTTCGACGCGGCGATCGTGGTTCTCCCGCCGGACATCAAGGCCGCCGACGCATCGGCCTGGCTCAGACTGATCGCGGATGCGGGCATCAGGAACGTTGCGCTGACGAGCCGGGTCGCGCAAGACGAAACCGGCCGTGCATCGGCCGACTACGTGAGAGAACAAGCGTTCGAACTTGGGTTCCGGATTCACGCGCGTTTGAAATTCGCGCGGCTGACTTATCCGCTGCCCCCGTTGGGCGGCTACGAAGTCTGCGCTTTCGAGCGTGCCGCAAACGCGTCGGCGGAGCAGAGCCCCGCGGTAGCGGAAGACGTCTTGCGGCATAGGGATCTGGTGTCGCAAACCGCAGTCGCCGTGTTCACGCAGATCGGCAGTTTCGTTCGGGTCGGCGACGCCGTTCTCGTGCTGGACGATACGGCCGGCAGCGGTGCCTACATCGTCGCGCAGAACTCGACGGCGAGCCATGTGCTCGGCATCGTGCCTGACGCGCTGCAGAGCGGCTACGCGTCGAGTCAGTATGGCGTTGCCGGCCGCGTCGATTTCAGGCCGTGGCCCGGCGAGGAATTGCGTGGCCTTGCGGGCCATTCTGTCGACGTGGTGATTTGCCGCGACGTTCGCCCGTTCGCGCAGCTCGACTGGCCGCGACTCGCCGACATCGTGCGGCCGGGTGGCCGATTGATTCTCGGGCTTCAGGCGCCGCAGAGCCAAGGGGAAGATTCCATCGAGCCGCAATCTCCTGTCGAACTGCTGCGCTCGAGTACGGGCTCGACCCACGCAAGCTGGCTGCCGGAATGCGCTTTCATGTCGCCGGCGGATGCGCCGTCGGACTTCGCATGGCGCAAGGTAGGACTCGACGAGCGCACAGTGGCCAGTGACGGCGATCTGATCGTCGTTTCGATGCGCGATCCCGTCGGCGCGGATGCGTCGGCATTTGTCGATACGATGTACAAGCACGCCGATTCGCCGGCGTTCAATGTGCTGCCGGACGGACGCAGCATGGTGAATCCATGGCTCTTCAGGAGCATGGTGACCATCGGCACGCGCATGAACAACGACGCCGAATTGGCAAGCCTGCAAGCGCGAGTCCTGCAGCAGGCGCCGCACGACACCGCCGACTATGGCGCTGCGCTTTGCGGCCACGCCTATCGCGTGCTTGCCGCACGGGCCTCGACGGAAACGGTGCGGACATGCGTGGCGGAAATTCAGGCGTACCTCGATACGAACAAGAACGACGCACAACATCTGCGATGGTCGATCTCGCAGAGCTATGTGGCCGCCAAACTCTTGCAGGCGGTAGGCGATCTGGAGGGTGCCGAGGCCTGGGCATTGAGGTGCGCGGCCATGGACCCGGTTCCTTTCAGCCCGCTGCTGGCCACCAAGACGGTCGCCGCGCTCGACCTGGCAGCGAGCTTTGCCGCGGCCCGCCGCGACTATGCGGCCGCGCGCCAGTATCTCGAGCGGGCGGTGCGGGAAGTGCAGCGGGTTCTGTCGGGCGACTGGGTCAACATCCTTGGCGACCTGACGAAGCCATTGAGTTTTGGGTTGCCGGAAGTCTCGCAACTGGCCGAACTGGGAGCGCGATGCGCCTACCTTCTGAACTATCTCGCCGATGCCGAGTTTCGACCCGGTTTGGTCTGGCGTGAACACCGCGGGTTTTACGAGCGTGGCTTCGAAGCAAAGGACACACAGATCGAACTCTTGCTGAAGCGCAATACCTTCCTGTATGGCGAGACCCAACGTCTGGAGGATTTCGCCCGGCACCTGAGAGGCGAAGCTGACCGGCTCGAAGGCGCCATCCAGCAAGGCAAGGATGAGGCCGCTCGCCTTGAAGGCGTGATTCAGGCGGGTAAGATCGAGGCAGACCGCCTCGAAGGCGTGATTCAGGCGGATAAGATCGAGGCAGACCGCCTCGAAGGCGTGATCAAGGCAGGCAGGGTCCAGGTGGATGCTCTTGAAGATGTGATTAGAGAGAGGGATCGTGAAGTGGCTGCTCTCAAACAGACCGTCGCTGCCGATGAAGCAGAAAAGACGCGTCTCGCAGCGGCGCTCGAGGAGCAGGTGTTCACCAGCGAGGTGCTGCGTGCGACCATTGCGCGGAGCCTGAAGGCCAGATTGCGGCGCGCGTATCGCGCGCTTTCGCGGCGGCTCGGTGTGGCGGGCCGGGCACGCCGGCCCGCACCGGCCGCCCCGGCTCCGGCCCCGGCTCCGACACCCGTCAAGCGCTTTCCCAATGCGCCGTTGTTGCTGGACGAACGACGCGTCGCGCGGTGGCTCGGCCAGTTCGACTCGGACACGGCTCGCTGGGCATCGAGTGACGCGCTCGCGTCCGTCTTGCCGGCTAGCGAGCGTGGTGCAAGCGACCTGAATGCGAGTGATGCGCCGCTGAAAATTATCGCCGCCGCCGATTTGCCGTCTTTGCCGCCGCAGCCGCCGGATGTCGTGGTCGTGGCCGTGTTCAAGGCCGGCGACAATCCGTACGCATTGCGCAGCGACGTCTACGATCACGCCGACTTGTGTATCGCACTCGATCATCAGGTGTTCCTCGGACTCGCGTTGCTTCATCCTATGGTGGTCGAAGCGGCGCCCGCGAACGTCGTCGAATCCGCGCGCCGATTCTGGAAGGCGATCCATAGCGGACAGTCGCTGACGGTGCCGGACGCGCCCGCCTTCAACCCGTCGGTCGCGCCGGCCGTCATGTTGCAGGTCGACAGCTTCATGGTTGGCGGTCTCGAACGTGTCGTCTTCGATTTGCTGGACCGCCTGGGCAAGGCGGGCTTCCGGCCCATGCTCGGTGTCACCGGCGAAATCGCGACCGAGGCCGAGGCCGAACTCAAGCAACGGCAGTTCGACTACGTGCGCCTGCCCGGCGATCCTGCCGAGCTTCGCGCGGTGCTGGTCGAGCGAAAGGTGGCGCTGGTCAATGCGCACTATTCGTTGTCGCTCGGCGAGGCCTGCGCTTCGCTGAAAATCCCGTTTGTGCAAACCGTCCATAACATGTACATGTGGCTCGACGCCGCGGGTAAGGAACAGTGGCGTCGCGTGGATGAGGTGACGGACGCGTATATCTGCGTGTCAGCCAACGTCGCGATGTTCGCCGATGTGAATCTGCGCTTGAGCGCGGACCGGATGATCGTCGTGCCGAACGGTTGCGACTCGGGCAGCGCAATGCCCTTGCTCGAACCAGAGCGCGATCTCGCGCTGCGCGAGGAACTCGGATTTCCGGCGGATAGTCCGGTCTTTCTCAACGTCGCCTCGATCAATCCGGTGAAGGGACAGGGTTTGCTGATCGACGCATTCGCAATGGCGCATGCGAAGCGGCCCGATATCCGCCTCGTGATTCTCGGCAAACACGCCGATGCCGGCTACGCCGCGCAACTCCAGGCGCGCATTGCGCATCACGGCCTGCAAGGCGTGGTGTCGATGCCCGGCTACCGGTCCGACGTCTATCGATTCGTCGATCTGGCGCGCGCGGTCGTCATGCCGTCCTTTACTGAAGGTTGGAGCCTGGCCATATCAGAGGCCCTTCAACGTAACGCGCCGGTCATCGCCACCGACGTCGGCGGCGCGCGCGAGCAGTTGATCGGCGAGACCAGCACGGTGATTCGTGCCTATCGTGACGACTGGTCGACATTGGACGGCGCCGAGTTCTATCAGGCAATCGCAACCGAGTGGGAGTTGCACGCAGTTCGGGACGAACTGGCCAGAACGATTCTCGAGCACGCCGGCCGGCCGATCCGCCAGCCGCGCGAGGGCTTGCAGCAGTCGTTCCAGTCGATGACGCCGGCCGAGGCCTACACGCGGCACGCGGAGATTTTCGCGGCCATCCTGACGCGAACGAACGCCGATTGCGTTCGCTATGCGTCGTATCTTCCTCAGCGTCAAAGCCGTTACTTCAAGTTGACCGATGCGCGGCCCGAAGTGATCTGA
- a CDS encoding ABC transporter ATP-binding protein: MDDIAIHVRELSKRYELYAKPHHRLAQMLLRGRRQFFGEFWPLRNISFNVKKGEAVGIVGRNGAGKSTLLQIIAGVLAPTQGDVQVHGRVAALLELGSGFNPEFTGRENAYLNGSILGLSRKEMDEAMPEIIRFAAIGDFFDQPVKHYSSGMMVRVAFAVQVQLNPDVLIVDEALAVGDALFQKRCYQRIRQLRDRGVAILFVSHDIESVRTFTDRAILLHHGEVMAAGPSGEVVLAYRKLLHDEENLAKQKEIAEHKQAIRADTAPKVEAPVASPQLTAPAAAAEPLEAAAAGGQLAQAVSNVADAADQMETEARSEGGKFEFGSLEALITDVSVLDGAGEPCTTFYTGDTVKIVVKFSIREEMDKLYVNLRIRNKEGIKMYSWGTFNQDAELIAGKQEGFIFWNRKFRSGEEHSVVFTMDSCALGENFYEVQASLIHQESMNFSDQAILHWIDEAAFFMVRARVDTHFFGGVCDLHMRAELEAPTGEAS, from the coding sequence TTGGACGATATAGCTATCCACGTTCGCGAGCTGAGCAAGCGTTACGAACTGTATGCGAAGCCTCACCATCGGCTGGCGCAGATGCTGCTTCGTGGCCGTCGCCAGTTTTTTGGCGAATTCTGGCCGCTGCGCAACATTTCCTTCAACGTGAAGAAGGGCGAAGCGGTGGGTATTGTGGGCCGCAACGGCGCCGGTAAATCGACGTTGCTGCAGATCATCGCCGGTGTGCTGGCGCCTACCCAAGGCGATGTCCAGGTGCACGGCCGGGTCGCGGCTCTGCTGGAATTGGGCAGCGGCTTCAACCCGGAGTTTACGGGTCGCGAGAACGCCTATCTGAACGGCTCGATTCTCGGCTTGTCGCGCAAGGAGATGGACGAGGCCATGCCGGAGATCATCCGCTTCGCGGCCATCGGCGATTTCTTCGATCAACCCGTCAAGCACTACTCGAGCGGGATGATGGTGCGCGTCGCATTTGCGGTGCAGGTGCAGTTGAACCCGGATGTGCTGATCGTCGACGAGGCATTGGCGGTCGGCGACGCGCTGTTCCAGAAGCGCTGCTATCAGCGCATTCGCCAACTGCGCGATCGTGGCGTCGCGATTCTCTTCGTGTCGCACGACATCGAGTCGGTCCGAACGTTTACGGACCGCGCTATTTTGCTCCACCACGGCGAGGTGATGGCCGCGGGGCCGTCCGGCGAAGTCGTGCTGGCCTATCGCAAGCTGTTGCACGACGAGGAAAACCTCGCGAAGCAGAAGGAGATCGCCGAGCACAAGCAGGCGATCAGGGCGGACACGGCCCCGAAGGTCGAGGCGCCGGTCGCGTCGCCGCAGTTGACGGCGCCCGCGGCGGCAGCCGAACCGCTCGAGGCAGCCGCCGCCGGCGGCCAGCTCGCGCAAGCCGTGTCGAATGTCGCGGACGCGGCGGATCAGATGGAAACCGAAGCGCGCAGCGAGGGAGGCAAGTTCGAATTCGGCAGCCTCGAGGCGCTGATAACGGATGTTTCCGTGCTGGACGGCGCGGGTGAGCCATGCACCACCTTCTACACCGGCGATACGGTCAAGATCGTGGTGAAATTCTCGATCCGGGAGGAGATGGACAAGCTCTATGTCAATCTGCGCATCCGCAACAAGGAAGGCATCAAGATGTACTCTTGGGGCACATTCAACCAGGACGCCGAACTGATCGCCGGGAAGCAGGAGGGCTTTATTTTCTGGAACCGTAAGTTCCGCTCGGGCGAAGAGCATTCCGTCGTCTTCACGATGGACTCCTGCGCGCTTGGCGAAAACTTCTACGAAGTGCAGGCCTCGCTGATCCACCAGGAGTCGATGAACTTCTCCGATCAGGCGATCTTGCACTGGATCGACGAGGCCGCGTTTTTCATGGTGCGCGCGCGCGTCGACACGCATTTCTTCGGTGGCGTGTGCGATCTGCACATGCGCGCCGAACTTGAAGCACCCACCGGCGAAGCCTCGTGA
- a CDS encoding glycosyltransferase produces MNSKKTRVGIVVVTFNSAEVFALAIESLIKTRSETEFVVAAIDNASRPHERAAVQATFDNAVAQHGLQGKFFQQEKNLGFSGGNNIGIQYCLSDPAITHICLLNSDVIVTDHWLDYLVAAGKDAIGPLTNASNNEQGIPIPYNLGDRNRLGEGSAALDMPVLAEFAIRRREGWFGLTVDSDFLSYYCVLFSRELIERVGTLDERFFPGAYEDDDHCVRILQGGFRMHVARDVYIHHWGSASFGKLDVLEAQGFAAQNRARFEEKHGRAWQDRTRLSVTAWMQDSLFAIASPKRFPIHLETHHLYARQMRTLVEGLEAYSRHLSGEIARKQAEQLTDLRSLVMGRHVDERESAASLLPVISSIDADIAQYLSVDGEGVSPEIVQRMTVRFESFARELDALVARTSGMARELTAMQAARSQDKPAGLMQRVTNRLARAAQFPTSKVSRLVRGYELLQLMRHGNGILFFAPYPTKERERDGYFQRVKAIDSLFPSKHRVYCDVRDHAEAKPFIERAAHNAWILNISLKSVNQCRAVALLARRFKRVYFHSVLRMPNAAAEAALRAPGLKWVLDVHGVVPEEFRMHNDFFSARIHDDCERMAAEKASRVIVVSQAMGNYLAHKYRELLRAKVIVLPIFALEEGSQAVRPYKNGRPTVIYAGGTQKWQNVPAMMNVVAKAVDHADWWMYTPDVDVMRNAAAPEVQVHPNFHVASATRAELNEVYQHCHFGFILRDDMVVNHVSCPTKLIEYLAFGIVPIVDTPNIGDFNTYGMRFVNVEDFAKGLIPDAVTRMEMAAHNRAICDRLVEQKATGEKELIEALT; encoded by the coding sequence ATGAATAGCAAGAAGACGCGTGTTGGTATCGTTGTCGTAACCTTCAATTCAGCGGAGGTGTTCGCGCTGGCGATCGAGAGTCTGATCAAGACTCGAAGCGAAACCGAATTCGTAGTGGCCGCGATCGATAACGCATCCCGGCCGCACGAACGTGCCGCCGTGCAGGCCACCTTCGACAACGCCGTCGCCCAGCATGGCTTGCAAGGCAAATTCTTTCAGCAGGAAAAAAACCTCGGCTTCTCCGGTGGCAATAACATCGGTATCCAGTACTGTCTGTCGGACCCGGCGATCACGCATATCTGCTTGCTCAACAGCGACGTCATCGTCACCGACCATTGGCTGGACTACCTCGTCGCGGCGGGTAAGGATGCGATCGGCCCGCTGACCAACGCGTCGAACAATGAGCAGGGCATTCCCATTCCCTACAATCTCGGCGACCGCAACCGGTTGGGGGAGGGCAGCGCCGCGCTCGATATGCCGGTGCTCGCCGAATTTGCCATTCGCCGGCGCGAAGGCTGGTTTGGCCTGACGGTCGACAGCGACTTCCTGAGTTATTACTGCGTGCTGTTTTCCCGCGAGTTGATCGAGCGCGTGGGCACACTGGACGAACGCTTCTTTCCGGGCGCATACGAAGACGACGACCATTGCGTGCGCATTCTGCAAGGCGGCTTCAGGATGCACGTGGCGCGTGACGTGTATATCCATCACTGGGGCTCAGCGTCGTTCGGCAAGCTGGACGTGTTGGAGGCGCAAGGATTCGCCGCGCAGAACCGCGCGCGTTTCGAAGAGAAGCATGGGCGCGCATGGCAAGACCGCACGCGCCTGTCTGTGACCGCGTGGATGCAGGATTCGTTGTTTGCGATTGCCTCGCCGAAGCGGTTTCCGATTCACCTCGAAACTCATCACTTGTACGCACGCCAGATGCGTACGCTCGTGGAAGGCCTCGAGGCCTATTCCCGGCACCTGAGCGGCGAAATTGCGCGCAAGCAGGCGGAGCAGTTGACCGATCTGCGCTCGCTGGTGATGGGGCGTCATGTCGACGAACGCGAGTCAGCTGCGTCCTTGCTCCCCGTGATCAGCAGCATCGACGCGGACATCGCGCAATACCTGTCGGTGGACGGCGAAGGGGTGTCGCCTGAGATCGTGCAGCGCATGACGGTTCGATTCGAGTCGTTCGCGCGTGAACTGGACGCACTGGTCGCCAGGACGTCGGGCATGGCTCGCGAGCTTACGGCAATGCAAGCCGCCAGGTCGCAGGACAAACCAGCCGGCCTGATGCAGCGCGTGACAAACCGGCTGGCTCGCGCAGCGCAATTCCCCACCTCGAAGGTGAGCCGCCTTGTGCGCGGATACGAATTGTTGCAACTCATGCGTCACGGCAACGGAATTCTTTTCTTCGCCCCGTATCCGACCAAGGAGCGTGAACGCGACGGCTACTTCCAACGCGTCAAGGCAATCGACTCGCTGTTTCCGTCAAAGCACCGGGTGTATTGCGATGTGCGGGATCATGCGGAAGCCAAGCCTTTTATCGAAAGGGCGGCGCACAACGCGTGGATCCTGAATATCTCTCTCAAGTCGGTCAATCAATGCCGGGCCGTGGCGCTGCTGGCGCGCCGCTTCAAGCGCGTCTATTTTCACAGCGTCTTGCGCATGCCGAACGCGGCAGCGGAAGCCGCGCTTCGCGCACCGGGCCTGAAATGGGTGCTCGACGTGCACGGTGTCGTGCCCGAAGAGTTCCGGATGCACAATGATTTCTTCTCTGCGCGCATTCACGACGATTGCGAGCGCATGGCGGCGGAGAAGGCGAGCCGCGTGATCGTCGTGTCGCAGGCAATGGGCAACTATCTTGCGCACAAGTATCGCGAACTGTTGCGCGCGAAAGTGATCGTGCTGCCCATCTTCGCATTGGAAGAGGGCAGTCAGGCAGTGCGGCCTTACAAGAATGGCCGGCCGACGGTCATTTATGCCGGCGGCACGCAGAAGTGGCAAAACGTACCTGCCATGATGAACGTGGTGGCCAAAGCAGTCGACCACGCCGACTGGTGGATGTACACGCCGGATGTCGACGTGATGAGAAATGCGGCGGCGCCCGAGGTTCAGGTCCATCCGAACTTCCATGTGGCCAGCGCGACGCGCGCCGAGCTCAACGAGGTGTATCAGCACTGCCATTTCGGCTTCATTCTGCGCGACGACATGGTGGTGAACCACGTGTCCTGTCCGACGAAGTTGATCGAGTATCTGGCGTTCGGCATCGTGCCCATCGTCGATACGCCCAACATCGGCGACTTCAACACGTACGGCATGCGTTTCGTGAATGTCGAGGATTTCGCCAAGGGGCTTATTCCCGATGCGGTGACGCGTATGGAGATGGCCGCGCACAATCGGGCAATCTGCGACCGGCTGGTCGAGCAGAAGGCCACGGGCGAGAAGGAACTCATCGAGGCACTGACCTAG